The Ipomoea triloba cultivar NCNSP0323 chromosome 4, ASM357664v1 DNA segment caaaaagcTAATATCCGAGGTTCGAACTTAGCCTTCCCATGTCCCATGTGGAAGTACAACCGGATGCTACTAGACTACAAAATCTTTAGCATATGAACATCTCAatagaattactaatttataaaattatacattACCTAACAATTCGTTTAAAGAAAAAGATTTGTAGAAATGTcaccaaaataaattataaattgtttCTAAAAATTCCACAACTTAACATTGTAACGTTCACATTACCATAATTGTGAGATAATAATTTACAAAACTGGCCTagtcttctcttctttttctttttttttttcttttttcatacaagttattaaaaataaaaaaaggtgcAATGAGAAGATATTTAATGCATGCAAACTCTCCTGTTAGACCGATTCACAGGTCGAGTCATGAAAATTTAGATTTTATGGTATATgcttagtaatattttttttttaaactatctATTACAGttttgttataatgtattacatttacactattaattagttatatataaGGCTTATAGtattgattataattttattatttaatgacaCTTTATTTCTATAAATTGTCTATCATATTTTTCCTATAAAGTACGGAGTACTAATAAATGATGACATTGAAGAATCAAAAATCGTTTGTACAAGTAAAATTTCCTACCCAGAAAAACCATGAAATTTACATATACACAATTACACAAACATGAGACACCTTAAATTTGTTGCAATAGCTTATATTATAACCAAAATGCCACTATAACTTATAAGTCTAGTCCTACGTTTTGGGATTAAAGATAGGAAATTCAAATGCACGCACGATTCATGGCATAATTTAATAGTAAATTATATTCCTTTACAAACATTTTGGCCACGTTTGTGCCATCAACCATGCCACCAGCAAAACTTAAATCTTTGCAACAGTCAAGTTGTCACCAAAACGCCCAAAAACAGTACTTATTATTATAGGTCGGCCCTGTATAATTTTGGTTACTGGGACTTAAAAGGGGTCAACTCCAGTCTCTAAGATAATGTAATTGAACTCAACACAAATGCCTACCAAAACTGAAGGAAAACCAATCTAGGTACTTGGGTATAATTttgaatatcaaaattttaCTTCTACAAATACAACAATCACATTAAGAGCACTCAACTCGCTGCCGTTTCGCAGAAATAACATCGTTCTCTTGATTAACACCAGCTAACTCTTTGTTTTTTATATCGAAAGTCCAGCCAGGAAAATCGGACTCTGAGAACAAAGAGGTTGGTGCTACTTTGTAGAATGCCAGGGGGACTTGTTTAACCCTTCTCCTAATCTGTGGGCAAACAGTTTAAGTTGAAATGCGTAAATGCAAGCAAATTAGAAGGAAAAGATTAGCTCAATTCCCTAATCCAACTTATTATCATAAAGATTCAactgaactttgaatttgaggTCGCATTCCAGGTAAAGGCAGAAAGAACTATACCTCATCACCAAAAATTGTTGCATAAGAACCAGAACTGAAATCTTTTACTGCTATTTCAGTGGTTTTTGCTCTGACGGTTAAATCATTTTCAAGTGATAAAACAAATCTGGAAGCACATGAAAgcaacaaaaggaaaaaggagCTTAAACCAGAGGAGAATAAACTAATAATGTGCACTTTATACGGTGTCATGGATATAGATATATACCTTGAAACAGGAGGACAGTAGTGATGACGAAGAGTATCAATCTCCCAAAGAGAGCTCCCTGCTCCATCAGTtttaacaaaaaacaaaacatcatTTTCACAAATAAGTACtctgtaatatttttttcaataagaagaagaaatcacaAAAAAGAAACCAAGTTTTTTAATGCATAAATTGCATTTATGCTCATGAACTCCCAACAAATTTAGATAAAGATAATAGCTCCTCAAAAAGCAATTATTAGCCctaaacaacaaatatttggtTACACATGAAATGGTCCATCACTAACAATCAGAATGGACAAAATAACTATAGAACAGTTAAACAGACCATGCATATGGTTTAGAGGCAACCATACTGTAGATGGATCTTTTAAAATGTCTTCTCAAATCACATAAAGAAGGTTAAAAAAAATCAGGGAATTGAGCTAAAGCAGGAGAAGCTTACTCATGGCATTAGTCCTCAAAGGATCCCTCTCTTCCTCATCAAAAGGATCAATGCCCAATCCATTAACAGAGACTTCTGTGCAAGCATCTGCAGTAACATCAGTCTCTCTCTCTGCTTCTGAATTTTCTTTAGTTGTCTCATCAGTATCGTCCTGCAAAAGAATATTGTCAATTTAGTAACTTCTGTATGGTTAATGGTTACATAATTGGTGATTGTATTCAAAGGCTACAACAAACTGGCAACACTACATAGTAGGACAGTGTCCATACCTGATGCACTAAGCAGTTTATTGATGGATGTCTCCTTAAAAGGTTGTGGATTAAAGCAGTAATAACAAGAGATCCTGAGGGAGGAACTGATAGTGAAAGCCTGCTCAATTTTTTGCAGAAAGCAGCAGCCAAATATGCAGGAAGAAGTGGTGATTTCAGGCAAGAATCAAGAAGCTGCAAGTCGAACTCTCAGGTCAgaatccaaaaataataattttcaccCCCTATATAAATGTTTGCCAAGCGTAAATGAGAAATACCAAAAATTCAGAAAGCAATTTTATCTTTCTATATAAAAATGGGTGCAGATTTAACCTTTTTCAATAAAGAACAAGTATAAAGTGATAGATGTTCCTATTTCATCTAAGAAGTGAacaatcaacatcaaactttCAGTAATAAACGGAAAAACAAGGAATTTGCAATAACCTCAAAGAATTTTGCCCGATGTTTTGCCATAAAAATAGAAGGCTCTAGAAGAGCATATAGCTTTTCATAGAAGTTTGGATACTCTATACCATGTTGAGTCATGAGGATAAACAAGCTACTAAGAGCCATAACACTGACAACCCCACCAATATCATATGATCGTGTCAAGAAATCACTGCACATATAAAGGTCAAGGAAAAAATAGTTGTCACTCTGTCAACAATGCAAAAAATTCAATTTACTACATTTGTATATTGATTACCATAACATGATGGGCTTTGACAAGTAAGGGATGACTGCCTGATGAAGGCTAACCAGAACCTGATAATCAAACCACCAAAAATGTTAAGAACAAAAAGTCAACACAATGTCTTCATGTAACTGATCATATAGTATGTGAATGTCcaacttaaaaagaaaaatggggACCATCTATCAAGTCTAGACAAGATTCCTGACCATTTATATTTATGACTGGGAATTCAATTATTTGAAGTTGAAAACAAGTTTCAGAACAATCAGAGGGGATGTATATAGATCCTTTCTAAGAAGGAGCATTTCTTTACCCAAATCATTAAAGCTGAGAATGGATAGGTATTACACCACACTGATTGATAATGACAAACCCAAGATGAAAAGCAGGTGACTATTTGATACAATTTTGAAAATAACCTAGTTTAACTTCAGTCTAGTAAAAGGTTTAaaagaacaaaattaaaaattcagaCTATGTACAAAGAGAAATAACAATCCAAGTACGTAGCAAAGAACTGTCAGTTTTACCTCTTTGTACACATCAAGTGGGAGTGGTATTTTAAGAAATGATATCCATGCTTTTGTAAATTTCAGCTTCATCTTTTTAGCAACTTTCAGAGAAGGCAAAACCTGAAGGCAGGAAAATACTTAACAgcctatatttattttaaataaaatatatattttttaaaaaaaaagcacaaaaaATATGGATAAAGTAGGAAAAATAGCTGAATATGAATTTTACTTTATCACTAGAACTTTCAGCTTTGCCAATCTTGCTTTCTGCTTTTGAATCCAAAGCATTTTCCCTGTTATTGTTTTTCCCAACAAAAATACCTGAACGGCAACAAACACAATTAGCAAAAAGCAGTTCTACATGAGTTccaatgaaatttgaaattcacattgcataattattttttattcaagaTTATCAGTTAAATTACCTAGACCATTCCACATCTCATATTTTGACATTTGATCAAGACCATCTGGTGGTGGGATATGcgatagaatataatatatcttCTGAACTGAAAGCTCCATACTTCAAAATAGAGGAAAAAGTTGAACAAGGTGTCAtataataacttattttgatAGGCCTCAACAAAATGAGAATCAACTCATAGTATTTAATGCTCACAAAGAGTCAAAAGACTATTAATCTTTTCATCATTTGCCTCGAAAAGctataattatgtaattaaaaaggaaaacatgtGAATCAAATGGAATAAAAAACTAGAATAGCAACTCCAAACTGTCAAGAGTACTGCAGCAACATCAGTTGTGAAATTAACGGAGCAGGAATTTAAAAATGCTCTTCAACAGATCAATCATACAGGCTCAAAATCTTACTATAACATCAAGAAGACATGTTTAAACGTTAAAACACTAGACGCTCTAACAGTTCTTTCAggtaaacatgtaaaatattataTCAGAAAATTATGTTATCAGATGTATGAGTATGAACATAATAAGAATTTTTATCAGCAAAATGCACATATAATTTACAGCAATCACAACTACAtaaagtgaataaaaatagcCTGCATACTCATCCAAACTAATAACAGGGGAGCAATTTAAATCAAAGACTTGAGTATTAATAACAGTTGACACCATCATGCTCCATCACTAAGATGTTCCTACTTTATATCaaattattaatcaaagataTTTGCATGAACAGCATGATTTCATACTAACCTTTCTCTTGGAGGATTCTCAGAATCGCCAGATGAAATCTTGTTATCATAATCTGGCAGTAACAGAAAGTGAATAAAGTAGTAAAAGTAATCAGAATACAAGTACAGTAAACAGAAAAGCAGGAAATTTAAAGAACTGCTAGTAAATACCAGTAATGTATTTTGCTTCTAATGTTTGTGAGAGCTTTTCCATGTTGATGTAAGTAAAATAACTGCACAAGATAATAAAAGTTCAATAAGTAGAACATGTCAAGAGAAATATGATCTCAAGTTCATACTGTTCACAAAATGTAGTGCACTGTTCTAAAAGGTGTGATCAATACCGAATATCAATGTAGTTGAAATACTTTGTTGCAAGCAAATGAAGCAAAATATCATCCACTCCCAATGATGAGTGAACCTGCACAGTAAAATAAAGCAATGATTGCAAGCTGTAGAAAAAGAAGTCCTACATAGTACCTCTCAACAACAATTAACACTTACAATACTGTGAAGAAAACGGCGGTATATTGCAGGGTGAAACTTTCCAGAGTTTCCAACCTTAACAAACTCCATTAGTGCATCTAATACAACTTCCTACATCATTTAAGAAAAGAATGGAGTTAACACCTGGTAATATTCGAGCAAAAACCTAAacaatataaattcaaaattgaaaagaaacaTGATAATTGAACTGTGCTCACCCTTAGGGCTTGTTCGCACTGGGAAGAGGTGGCGATGTCAATGAGGGATTGAACGAGGTCTTCGAACTTGGAACGGAGCCAAATACTATAGATAATTTCGGGTTCATCTCGGGGGTCAGCAGCTGAAGTAGTGGAGGGGAGGTCGGGAATGAGAGGAGTGAAGAAGGCTTGGAGGGAAAGTAGCGCTTCGAGAGCGTATTGGGGAGCAGAAGAGGGATTGACGAAGGTGAGGAGGACAGGGAGGTTATTGATGTGTGCTCTAGAAGACAAAAGCTTGTTTCCTAGGGTTTTCAGCTCCGCCAATGTCTTCGCACCGTTCTTCTTGGCCATGGCGGCGttgttggaacttggaagtgGTTATGACTCAGATTTTTGAGTAAATTAGGGTCATACAGGTTACAGGATGGTTGCCGACTTCCCGTCACTACGCTACTGCTCTACATGGCATAAAATTTAAGTAACTTTATTGTtgataatgtttttaaaaatgataaaatcaaACATCAATCATGAAAATCcattttgaattatatttttctttggcAATACTACATTGGCTGCTATATTAAACATCATAATATACCATTAGCATAtattataaagtattgtgttattaGATACCACATGAGATAGTTATGAAcacatactacattgtaacagagaaTTTTTACAAAACACggattaattcaaaataaacttgTTCAAACTATATACAATAAAGAAAGGaatctttattttttcatgagaaaatataaattatgttcCAAAATTTCAacctaaaatttcaaaattagaaGAGTATGAATACTCCTGTCCCTTTGCaactagggatgtcaatcgggccagcCCTGTATCGGATTCGGGTTGTcagttaatttattattttattctcggATTGGGctagccctaaccctaaacctcATGTTGTTGGATTAATCGGGCGGGCTAAATCATCTAAACTAAAATCGaaatgaatacttacattcgaTAAAACGAGTCAAGTAGTCAACCGAATCCGAATTCGATAGAACAGGTCAACCGGAATACCGGATGAACATTGGGCAGTACACTATAcattatacataatacattaatactcAAAgtctcaaaagtcaaaacccACAAGTCCATAAATTAATAACCTTACTAGTTACTGCTTTTTTTTCGAAAACTACTAGTTACTACTTAAGTACTTACTACTTACTGGAGTACTAAATACTAATAGGAAATTAGGAATCCCAtaatcaaaagttcaaaaaccAAAACTAGTTAGCATTACTTGCATACTTAACAGATTACTGATTACATATGCACTGGAAAGACAGTAGCATAATTGCCTAAACAAACTATCTAGATTCTAGAGAGTGTTAAAGTCATAAGCCACAAATGACAAATCCACAAATCCACAATTCATAAATCGTAAGCCACAAATCCACAATCAAGATTACATAGCACTTCATCAAATCTTCTATTCCAAACTTCCgatgttttctttcttttttgagtaTTCTCACTATCATTTATATCAATTtcattcacattttgaaaagaGATTTCTTTTatacctaaaaataaaataagagtataaaaaaatataattgtcaaataaatgaattaaatacatagtaattcactaattaaacatacaaattacaaatttataacatatttacagatattaatttacattttaaaatatcaagCAAGACCCTAGTACCACGGGCGGTTTAGCCGGATAAAACACAACTATGCCGGTACCCATGGGCGGTTTAGCAGGccaaattatttagaaaaaaaaaaatcaaaaaatagaACTGTGAACTTACCCACTGGAGACTGCACTGCTGCCTGCTGGAGCCTGGAAGAGTGGAAGTCGCAGCCTGCACttcatacaaaattacaaataagaagtcaaaattttgaattaaggaATTAACCAATAATCATACATCATGGCATTATGTACTTTGAAATTGCTAGTGCAAATGTGCAATATAGTATAGCTATTAGCTTCTCTGTAAGGAGTGTAAGCcattaaattaagtaattaaccAATCCATTTTTCAAAgtaaaaaaaacatacacagaGCCGCACAGAGCTGacaaacataaatacataattagtttttttttaaacaaaataaaataaaataaaataaaataaatacataattagttaattacaaTTAACCTTTTGGAGTTTTGGTACAGCAATGGTTTCAAATGGTCTGGACTCTGGAATGTAGCGACGACGGGCGGTGACTCCGGTGAGCGGCAGGCTGTGGGCGTCAGGCGGCGACCGGCAGGAGGCGGGTAGCGGGCGGTGCTCCAGTGAGCGGTGGGCGGCGGACTGCGGTGATCGGCGGCCGGCGGGCTTGCGGGCGTTGCGGCAGTGCGGAGTGCGTACTTCTGCGAATCTGCCGCTGCGGGAAGTGCAGAACTGAAATTTGGAGGCTTCCTTGGAGGAGTTGGAGCGGGAGGACTGAAAAGGTAGCGCTTATTAGAATTTATTAGAACCCTAGTTTTAGGgctttaatctttttttttttttttttttttttgaaaacatgcttcttcttttttttcttttttctttttttttttcgaaaactTGAAAACAGAAGAAATTAGAATTTAGACATTTAGCAGAGTTTGGTTTAAGAAACGTTATAATACATTGGGAATATTAGATTGCTCGAATGTTAGATTcttatatttggtttaaattgaagtatgtaaataaataaataatacaacgGAAATaagacaaattaattaaaataccaAAAGTCCAATATCAGTAAAATCAAACACTACATTTTGTTAGTAATTACACATGCTTTCGTAaactaaattattatgtattttattaagaaactctttatttctaattaataaaatcaatctaatttcctaaacatatttattacttatgagtcatgatcaggtgtggtcatgtggcctattttcagccattagatcatatcaactcatcaaatcaacgcgcaatatatatgtgttatagaacacaccattctacgtactaaaacgcaccagaggaccgataaaacacacaattccacacaatataccaaatgcgtctattcacttaaaattcatcaatatacttaataaaacacatcattctaggtattaaaatgtaccacaacgtgcctcatgtcagattataagcatacactatttacacatattagaaaacatgtgctagtttttttttaaaaaaaatatgcgctaaaatatgcatcattataCGTATCAAAAtacaccacacttattagaaatacatgttttaaaatacacatcattcaatgtattaaaatccaccagacgacgtattaaaacacaccattccacaacacagttaatgcaccaacatacgtaataaaacgcaccacactatgtactaaaatgcaccattccaattcacgtaatataaatactaaaattaccataataaccccacttaaacatatgcgaatttcagtaagattaatgaaattggacgttGCAGATTAGGCTACAagaccgcaccggagctcgccgccgcatttgaaaCAAACTCTATTACTTATTAtctatataattttcaaaacatatttattactccacacaacaatatacaattatgtaaaaatatcaaatttgcaAACTACACAACAAATTGTAATAGCAAAAAACACATAAGATGATGAAACATAAATAGAGCCACATTTCTTATGTCTTAATAGTTCTTATCAAAATGAGTTATTTCCATTTGTCTCA contains these protein-coding regions:
- the LOC116016316 gene encoding nucleolar complex protein 4 homolog; translated protein: MAKKNGAKTLAELKTLGNKLLSSRAHINNLPVLLTFVNPSSAPQYALEALLSLQAFFTPLIPDLPSTTSAADPRDEPEIIYSIWLRSKFEDLVQSLIDIATSSQCEQALREVVLDALMEFVKVGNSGKFHPAIYRRFLHSIVHSSLGVDDILLHLLATKYFNYIDIRYFTYINMEKLSQTLEAKYITDYDNKISSGDSENPPRESMELSVQKIYYILSHIPPPDGLDQMSKYEMWNGLGIFVGKNNNRENALDSKAESKIGKAESSSDKVLPSLKVAKKMKLKFTKAWISFLKIPLPLDVYKEVLVSLHQAVIPYLSKPIMLCDFLTRSYDIGGVVSVMALSSLFILMTQHGIEYPNFYEKLYALLEPSIFMAKHRAKFFELLDSCLKSPLLPAYLAAAFCKKLSRLSLSVPPSGSLVITALIHNLLRRHPSINCLVHQDDTDETTKENSEAERETDVTADACTEVSVNGLGIDPFDEEERDPLRTNAMRSSLWEIDTLRHHYCPPVSRFVLSLENDLTVRAKTTEIAVKDFSSGSYATIFGDEIRRRVKQVPLAFYKVAPTSLFSESDFPGWTFDIKNKELAGVNQENDVISAKRQRVECS